The Sedimentisphaera salicampi genome includes a region encoding these proteins:
- a CDS encoding DUF5320 domain-containing protein: protein MPRGDRTGPAGLGPMTGRAAGYCTGNPVPGFMNGFGFGFRGGGRGMGRGLGRGFGFGRGAYQAPAYGAYNAPAYGQPQMDTETEKQVLEDNLSQLKEQMSQIEKRLESLK, encoded by the coding sequence ATGCCAAGAGGAGACAGAACAGGCCCGGCAGGACTCGGGCCAATGACAGGAAGAGCAGCTGGATACTGCACAGGCAACCCTGTACCGGGATTTATGAACGGTTTCGGTTTTGGATTCAGAGGCGGCGGACGCGGAATGGGCAGAGGCCTCGGCAGAGGCTTCGGCTTTGGACGCGGAGCATATCAGGCCCCGGCATACGGCGCTTATAACGCCCCTGCCTACGGCCAGCCTCAGATGGATACGGAAACTGAGAAGCAGGTATTAGAAGACAATCTAAGCCAGCTCAAAGAACAGATGAGCCAGATTGAAAAGAGACTTGAATCTCTAAAGTAA
- a CDS encoding ATP-binding protein: MKELVVISGKGGTGKTSLTSSFAALAEKSVLADCDVDAADLHLILEPNIKQTTDFISGNEAIIDADKCLGCGACWQKCRFDAIDRVDVGQYRVDSSMCEGCGVCVEICPADAVDFPDSNCGQWFISDTRFGPMVHAKLGIAAENSGKLVSVVREEARKLAQNRSSELIVVDGPPGTGCPVIASITGTDAVLVVTEPTMSGIHDLERVRSLTKHFDVPTFICVNKWDLNPENTKQIEKIAEESGCHFVGKVPYTKEITAAQVQGKSVIESGSEELKKNIKEIWEELCSQILK, from the coding sequence ATGAAAGAGTTAGTGGTGATAAGCGGAAAAGGCGGAACCGGCAAAACAAGCCTTACAAGCTCGTTTGCAGCACTTGCCGAGAAATCCGTTCTGGCAGACTGCGATGTAGATGCTGCCGATCTGCACCTGATACTTGAGCCGAATATCAAGCAGACAACAGATTTCATATCGGGCAACGAGGCAATAATAGACGCAGACAAGTGCCTCGGATGCGGGGCCTGCTGGCAGAAATGCCGCTTTGATGCAATCGACAGAGTGGACGTGGGGCAATACCGCGTGGACAGCTCTATGTGCGAAGGCTGCGGGGTATGTGTGGAGATCTGCCCTGCAGATGCAGTTGATTTCCCAGACAGCAACTGCGGACAGTGGTTCATCTCAGACACAAGATTCGGCCCGATGGTGCATGCGAAGCTGGGGATAGCCGCCGAGAATTCCGGCAAGCTTGTCAGCGTTGTGCGGGAGGAGGCCAGAAAGCTCGCCCAAAACAGGAGCTCTGAGCTTATCGTTGTTGACGGGCCTCCCGGGACAGGCTGCCCTGTGATCGCCTCCATCACCGGCACAGACGCTGTGCTTGTGGTAACAGAGCCTACAATGTCCGGCATACACGACCTTGAGCGGGTGAGAAGCCTAACGAAACACTTTGATGTACCTACGTTTATATGCGTGAATAAATGGGATCTGAACCCTGAAAACACAAAGCAGATTGAAAAAATAGCTGAAGAAAGCGGATGTCATTTTGTTGGCAAAGTGCCTTATACAAAAGAGATAACAGCCGCTCAGGTTCAGGGCAAAAGCGTTATAGAAAGCGGAAGCGAAGAACTGAAAAAAAACATTAAAGAAATTTGGGAGGAATTGTGTTCCCAGATACTAAAATAA
- a CDS encoding NifB/NifX family molybdenum-iron cluster-binding protein produces MKIALPIVNGKLSLHFGHCQSFALVEADKNSREIKETEYTQPPPHEPGVLPKWLHDLGAELIIAGGMGQRAQKLFNDNNIEVIVGAESDTPENVVKEYLNNTLTTGSNLCDH; encoded by the coding sequence ATGAAAATTGCACTGCCCATTGTAAACGGAAAATTGAGCCTCCATTTCGGCCATTGCCAGAGTTTTGCGCTTGTGGAGGCAGACAAAAACTCAAGAGAAATAAAAGAAACTGAATATACCCAGCCTCCGCCCCACGAACCGGGAGTTTTGCCGAAATGGCTCCACGACCTTGGAGCAGAACTGATCATAGCCGGAGGCATGGGGCAGAGAGCTCAGAAGCTTTTCAATGATAACAATATTGAGGTGATAGTAGGTGCCGAATCTGATACGCCTGAGAACGTTGTTAAGGAATATCTTAATAACACCCTTACAACGGGCTCGAATTTGTGCGATCATTAA
- a CDS encoding metallophosphoesterase, giving the protein MDRRDFMKTVGIGTAASMMPKFAIARPLGIDKKWDGISNPHPELKKIGNKFSFAINADPQVGYYEHDTGVYLHCNNNISNTVKQLNARKPNIDFLVYLGDVVNVPDERSFDNFYKRNSDFNGLTVVNHGNHDTSPPYTRFRDYEEKINGIRSVYYSFDVGKWHFITIPANIEFGNYDNLEVKEPMLKWFKEDLKKNKDRPTIVFVHIHIMPQGLTQLEWYTHTPGLKKELINAMAEHGNVKYCLNGHVHNGIKVALKTAWTYKGINFITMPSGTPPRPFGEEFPKFAEGLEKGGYYTIVDIDNEEIKFTSRNVYSEGEFVYPEKFKEFSKDIEPRMMSKLIDLPAKPKLENGSFANGLAGWSIPYRYNCDGPETGFQNEWRMKHKKDGRYSGYVYTKPLGKHWLQDEYNEFYQIVEAPGDAPLFKGSYFLEEAFEKGGGYYRIIAVSGNEGKDNGNYEFIMEFDFVKSEHEYEYDYYPRAMGYTISGEVSSWLYFQRSAKRKKGFFIDVPLESGKWHNIQANIAQIYDKATGKPGAYKKLNISRFIIAAGTVCIKDVEKGAGAFFDKIELKTAEAEEKSAIDGSKLIIDDSIFETVAGQKLQDSIDNR; this is encoded by the coding sequence ATGGACAGAAGAGACTTTATGAAAACTGTTGGAATTGGGACAGCTGCCTCAATGATGCCGAAATTTGCAATCGCAAGGCCGCTTGGTATAGATAAGAAGTGGGACGGCATCAGCAATCCGCATCCGGAATTGAAAAAGATAGGCAATAAGTTCTCATTTGCAATTAATGCTGACCCTCAGGTTGGTTATTATGAACACGACACGGGCGTATATCTGCATTGCAATAACAATATTTCTAACACTGTTAAACAGCTCAATGCAAGAAAACCGAACATCGATTTCCTGGTCTATCTTGGTGATGTGGTGAACGTGCCTGATGAGCGTTCCTTCGACAACTTCTACAAAAGGAATTCAGACTTTAACGGGCTAACAGTGGTAAACCATGGTAATCACGACACAAGCCCGCCTTATACGAGATTTCGTGATTATGAGGAAAAAATCAATGGGATTCGCTCTGTTTACTACTCTTTCGATGTGGGAAAATGGCATTTTATTACCATACCTGCCAATATAGAGTTCGGAAACTACGATAACCTTGAAGTTAAAGAACCGATGCTTAAGTGGTTTAAGGAAGATTTGAAGAAAAATAAGGATCGTCCGACAATAGTTTTTGTTCATATTCATATTATGCCCCAAGGATTGACACAACTGGAATGGTATACCCACACTCCCGGGCTCAAAAAAGAACTGATCAACGCTATGGCCGAACACGGGAATGTAAAATACTGTCTGAACGGCCATGTTCATAACGGGATAAAGGTTGCCCTTAAAACTGCCTGGACATATAAGGGCATTAATTTTATTACTATGCCCTCAGGCACTCCTCCGCGTCCTTTCGGGGAGGAATTTCCAAAATTTGCCGAGGGACTGGAAAAGGGAGGCTATTATACAATAGTTGATATAGACAATGAGGAGATAAAATTTACCAGCCGAAATGTTTACTCAGAGGGTGAATTTGTTTATCCTGAAAAATTCAAGGAGTTTTCAAAAGATATCGAACCGCGTATGATGTCTAAATTGATTGATCTGCCGGCAAAACCCAAACTAGAAAATGGAAGCTTTGCAAACGGTCTTGCCGGATGGTCAATTCCATACAGATATAACTGCGATGGCCCTGAAACCGGATTTCAAAATGAATGGAGAATGAAACATAAAAAAGATGGTCGCTACTCAGGCTACGTTTACACAAAACCATTAGGCAAACACTGGCTGCAGGACGAATACAATGAATTCTATCAGATAGTTGAGGCCCCGGGAGATGCGCCGCTGTTCAAAGGAAGCTATTTTCTTGAAGAAGCTTTTGAAAAAGGCGGCGGATACTACCGCATTATTGCCGTTTCAGGGAATGAAGGAAAGGATAACGGCAATTATGAATTCATCATGGAATTTGATTTTGTGAAATCTGAACATGAATATGAATACGATTATTATCCGCGTGCTATGGGATATACTATTTCGGGCGAAGTGTCAAGCTGGCTTTATTTTCAGCGGTCAGCCAAACGTAAAAAAGGGTTCTTTATCGATGTGCCTCTTGAATCGGGGAAATGGCATAATATTCAGGCTAATATCGCTCAAATCTACGACAAAGCAACTGGAAAGCCGGGTGCCTATAAAAAACTTAATATTTCCCGTTTTATTATTGCAGCTGGTACAGTATGCATAAAAGACGTGGAAAAAGGTGCTGGTGCATTCTTTGATAAAATAGAATTAAAGACTGCCGAGGCAGAAGAAAAATCAGCAATCGACGGTAGCAAACTAATAATTGATGATTCGATATTCGAAACAGTTGCCGGCCAGAAACTGCAGGATTCAATCGATAATCGATAA
- a CDS encoding ATP-binding protein has protein sequence MRLAVASGKGGTGKTTLSVSLARAYEGPSVYLDCDVEEPNGNIFLKPDIINYVSVKTPVPEVDKDRCDGCGKCAEFCNFNAIAIAGGKPIVFPELCHGCGGCEMVCPAKAITEVGRKAGSIAVGETGTISTAEGLLDIGNAMAPPVIREVKKYIREDALNIIDCPPGNSCPMITAVKDVDFVILVTEPTPFGLNDLILAVETVRELEIPFGVVINRSDSGDGRVVKYCRNEGINLLLEIPESRELAEAYSKGADMVDSVPGLEDKLKGLISEIEQTAAEVSK, from the coding sequence ATGCGTTTAGCTGTAGCATCAGGAAAAGGCGGCACCGGCAAGACAACCCTGTCGGTATCTTTGGCCAGGGCCTATGAAGGCCCATCGGTTTATCTCGACTGCGATGTCGAGGAGCCCAACGGGAATATTTTCCTAAAGCCGGATATTATAAATTACGTGAGCGTTAAAACTCCCGTCCCTGAGGTGGATAAAGACCGCTGCGACGGGTGCGGGAAATGTGCAGAATTCTGCAACTTCAACGCAATAGCAATAGCAGGCGGGAAACCGATAGTTTTTCCGGAGCTGTGCCATGGCTGCGGGGGCTGCGAGATGGTGTGCCCGGCCAAGGCGATAACGGAAGTGGGAAGGAAGGCTGGTTCGATTGCCGTTGGAGAAACAGGCACAATCAGCACTGCAGAGGGGCTTCTGGATATCGGAAATGCGATGGCTCCGCCGGTGATAAGGGAAGTTAAAAAATACATCAGGGAAGATGCCCTGAATATTATAGACTGTCCGCCAGGGAATTCCTGCCCGATGATTACCGCAGTGAAAGACGTGGATTTTGTTATACTCGTAACAGAGCCCACCCCATTCGGGCTCAACGACCTTATCCTCGCAGTGGAAACTGTGCGGGAGCTGGAAATCCCGTTCGGCGTAGTGATAAACCGCTCAGACAGCGGAGACGGCCGCGTTGTGAAATACTGCAGAAACGAAGGGATAAATCTCCTGCTCGAGATCCCCGAATCGAGAGAGCTCGCAGAGGCCTATTCCAAGGGAGCGGATATGGTGGATTCGGTACCGGGCCTCGAAGACAAGCTCAAAGGGCTTATCAGCGAGATAGAACAGACAGCAGCGGAGGTGAGCAAATGA
- a CDS encoding sigma-54 interaction domain-containing protein, with protein sequence MANSKRKPAFTACGDAVLDSISDGVFTVDLNWLVCSFNRAAEQITGISREDAVGSFCWDVFRSNMCEAQCALRETLETGKPLINRTGYIVDADGNRIPVSVSTAVLRDENGKIIGGAETFRDLSEIETLRSELKGKCSLGGFISHSSSMCSVMELARAVAGSPSTVLISGETGSGKEVLAKAIHEMGTRSKAPFVAVNCGALPDTLLESELFGYKKGAFTGADTDKPGRFAAAGEGTIFLDEIGEISPAMQVRLLRVLQERCYEPLGSNKTEKTSARVIAATNQDLSKLVEKGSFRQDLYYRINVITLNLPPLRDRKEDIPLLADHFVEKYNCLYGRAVPGITPEVYSAFLNYSWPGNVRELENTIERAFVLCNSKRISLTHLPAGIVGKTDENPKGKSIRMQTDQSEKNAILSAIKRNNGNKTAAAKELGIHKTTLYRKLNKLGIE encoded by the coding sequence ATGGCCAACTCAAAACGCAAACCTGCCTTCACCGCCTGCGGCGATGCCGTGTTAGACAGCATCTCCGACGGGGTCTTTACGGTTGACCTGAACTGGCTTGTATGTTCTTTCAACCGTGCTGCAGAGCAGATAACAGGCATTTCCAGAGAGGACGCTGTGGGGAGTTTCTGCTGGGATGTTTTCCGTTCGAATATGTGCGAGGCGCAGTGCGCCCTTAGAGAAACCCTGGAGACAGGCAAACCCCTGATAAACCGTACGGGTTATATTGTGGATGCAGACGGGAATCGCATCCCCGTGAGCGTTTCCACTGCTGTATTACGCGACGAAAACGGCAAAATAATCGGCGGAGCTGAAACATTCCGCGACCTCAGCGAAATAGAAACACTTAGAAGCGAGCTCAAGGGAAAGTGCAGCCTTGGGGGATTCATCAGCCACAGCAGCTCGATGTGCTCTGTGATGGAGCTTGCAAGGGCAGTAGCCGGAAGCCCAAGCACTGTGCTTATCTCAGGAGAAACAGGCTCGGGAAAGGAAGTGCTCGCCAAGGCAATCCACGAAATGGGCACACGCAGCAAAGCCCCGTTTGTAGCTGTAAACTGCGGAGCGCTGCCCGATACGCTGCTTGAATCCGAGCTTTTCGGCTATAAGAAAGGCGCTTTTACAGGCGCAGATACCGACAAGCCCGGACGTTTCGCAGCCGCCGGAGAGGGAACAATCTTCCTCGATGAGATTGGCGAGATAAGCCCTGCAATGCAGGTGAGACTGCTCCGGGTTCTGCAGGAACGCTGCTACGAACCGCTCGGGAGCAACAAGACCGAAAAAACCAGCGCACGCGTTATAGCGGCCACAAATCAAGACCTCTCGAAACTTGTTGAAAAGGGAAGCTTTCGGCAAGACCTCTACTACCGAATCAACGTGATAACCCTGAACCTCCCGCCCCTTAGAGACAGAAAAGAAGACATCCCCCTGCTTGCTGACCACTTTGTAGAAAAATACAACTGCCTCTATGGAAGGGCTGTTCCCGGAATCACACCGGAGGTGTATTCGGCGTTCCTGAATTACAGCTGGCCCGGAAACGTGCGCGAACTGGAGAACACTATTGAAAGGGCGTTCGTCTTATGCAACAGCAAAAGGATCTCCCTCACCCACCTGCCCGCTGGAATAGTCGGGAAAACCGATGAAAATCCAAAGGGCAAATCCATACGTATGCAAACAGACCAAAGCGAGAAAAACGCCATCCTCTCGGCTATCAAAAGAAACAACGGCAACAAAACCGCCGCTGCAAAAGAGCTGGGCATACATAAAACTACGCTCTATCGGAAGCTAAACAAGCTCGGAATAGAATAA
- a CDS encoding NifB/NifX family molybdenum-iron cluster-binding protein codes for MKAAITANGKTYSSAVDRRFGRAAGFVIYDTETHSLEYKDNSQNLNAAQGAGVQAAQNVADAGVQAVITGHCGPKAFHVLSQAGVEVYTTQAQTVEEAIDLFRTGKLAKASQADVEGHWI; via the coding sequence ATGAAAGCAGCAATCACAGCAAACGGGAAAACATACAGCAGCGCGGTTGACCGCAGATTCGGCAGAGCCGCAGGATTTGTAATATACGATACAGAAACTCACAGCCTCGAATACAAAGATAACTCTCAAAACCTCAATGCAGCTCAAGGTGCTGGCGTGCAGGCGGCTCAGAACGTCGCTGATGCTGGCGTGCAGGCGGTTATAACAGGCCACTGCGGCCCGAAGGCATTTCATGTGCTCTCGCAGGCAGGCGTTGAGGTATATACCACTCAGGCTCAGACTGTGGAAGAGGCAATAGACCTTTTCAGAACGGGAAAACTCGCCAAAGCCTCTCAGGCAGACGTGGAAGGACACTGGATCTAA
- a CDS encoding NifB/NifX family molybdenum-iron cluster-binding protein, protein MKLAITIWAGRIAPVFDAAGKAVIIDVSPEGSELSRSEVVLPETSPFEKVSFLAEAGVDHLICGAISWPAQEFALSSGIEVLGFIAGDVEQVLSGWLSNSLTAASFAMPGCRGRGGRRRRKGKAGRGFNQRRQDF, encoded by the coding sequence ATGAAATTAGCAATTACAATATGGGCAGGCCGGATTGCTCCGGTATTTGATGCCGCCGGCAAAGCGGTAATAATCGACGTTTCGCCGGAAGGCAGTGAGCTTTCAAGAAGTGAAGTAGTTCTGCCGGAAACGAGCCCGTTTGAGAAGGTTTCGTTCCTGGCGGAAGCAGGAGTAGATCACTTAATCTGCGGAGCTATTTCCTGGCCTGCTCAGGAATTTGCCCTCAGCAGCGGGATTGAGGTGCTGGGATTTATTGCCGGCGATGTGGAGCAGGTGCTCTCAGGCTGGCTCAGCAACAGCCTCACTGCCGCAAGCTTTGCTATGCCCGGCTGCCGCGGAAGAGGCGGCCGGCGAAGGCGGAAAGGCAAAGCGGGAAGAGGGTTTAATCAGAGAAGACAAGATTTTTGA
- a CDS encoding damage-control phosphatase ARMT1 family protein has protein sequence MKTSLDCIPCFVRQALDAGRMIGSDEKTIEQILKRVLLAASNFSLELTPPEMAQTVHRIVREETGNPDPYKKLKEKSTLHANEAAGKAEGFIADSERPFEAAIRFAIAGNILDFGARSDWDESVIDASFDKVQHQPVDSEAVDILYDEIKQAGEVLILGDNAGETVFDKLLIEQFPGSAEVSYAVKGAPIINDATELEAIEAGIEKAARIVPNGADIPGTVLSACSEEFLDIYNRADVVISKGQGNFETLNECERNVYFLFQVKCSVIADKYGLEYGNWIVTSRELIKKGSQEQCV, from the coding sequence ATGAAGACTTCACTGGACTGCATACCCTGTTTCGTGCGTCAGGCCCTTGATGCAGGCAGGATGATCGGGAGCGATGAAAAAACCATCGAACAAATTCTAAAGCGTGTTCTGCTTGCGGCATCAAATTTCAGCCTTGAACTCACTCCCCCCGAAATGGCGCAGACAGTACACAGGATTGTGCGGGAAGAAACAGGCAATCCGGATCCCTACAAGAAGCTCAAAGAAAAATCCACCCTGCACGCAAATGAGGCGGCAGGGAAGGCCGAAGGGTTCATAGCAGACAGCGAGAGGCCTTTCGAGGCGGCGATTCGCTTTGCAATTGCGGGCAATATCCTTGATTTCGGCGCTCGTTCAGATTGGGATGAAAGCGTAATTGATGCCTCTTTTGACAAGGTGCAGCATCAGCCTGTGGACTCCGAAGCGGTCGATATCCTATATGATGAAATCAAGCAGGCAGGCGAGGTGCTTATTCTGGGCGATAATGCCGGCGAAACGGTTTTCGATAAGCTCCTGATAGAGCAGTTCCCCGGCAGTGCTGAGGTGAGCTATGCCGTGAAGGGAGCCCCGATAATCAACGATGCCACAGAGCTTGAGGCCATTGAGGCCGGCATCGAAAAGGCTGCAAGGATAGTTCCAAACGGAGCAGACATCCCGGGCACGGTGCTCTCAGCTTGCAGTGAGGAGTTTCTCGATATTTACAACAGGGCTGATGTGGTGATTTCTAAAGGACAGGGCAACTTCGAGACCCTCAACGAATGCGAAAGGAACGTGTATTTTCTCTTTCAGGTTAAATGCAGCGTGATTGCTGATAAGTATGGACTCGAATATGGCAATTGGATAGTTACATCCAGAGAGTTAATTAAGAAAGGCAGCCAAGAGCAATGCGTTTAG
- a CDS encoding HAD family hydrolase has protein sequence MKYRAVLFDFGDTIVNFGPFDQKELIKKACEDSYRYLSNLGQRLPSMKNYIRRILITIKLKLMWSDITGNDFDAMDVLKKTGRKFGHQLTHQQWLELLRIWYSPLMEIGQVEKNFRETIDKLEEMGLSLGIVSNTYAGAEALDHHLRELNILEHFPVRVYSCNYKFRKPDKRIFKSAADKIGADFSEIVFVGDKIETDIAGSIGCGMLPVLKKAHTNEGKKIPENAKVINSLDELPGLISAEC, from the coding sequence GTGAAATACAGAGCGGTTTTATTTGATTTTGGTGATACGATAGTAAACTTCGGCCCGTTCGACCAGAAAGAGCTCATAAAAAAGGCCTGCGAGGACAGCTACCGATATCTATCCAATCTCGGCCAGAGGCTTCCGTCGATGAAGAATTACATCAGGCGAATCCTGATAACCATAAAGCTCAAGCTGATGTGGTCTGATATTACGGGCAACGACTTCGATGCGATGGATGTTTTGAAGAAAACCGGCAGAAAATTCGGGCATCAGCTCACCCACCAGCAATGGCTTGAGCTGCTTCGTATATGGTACAGCCCGCTGATGGAAATAGGGCAGGTTGAAAAAAATTTCCGTGAAACTATAGACAAACTCGAAGAGATGGGGCTCAGCCTCGGGATCGTATCAAACACATACGCAGGCGCAGAAGCCCTCGACCATCACCTCAGAGAATTAAACATCTTAGAACATTTCCCCGTACGGGTTTATTCGTGCAACTACAAATTCCGTAAACCGGACAAGCGAATATTCAAATCGGCCGCAGATAAAATCGGTGCTGATTTCAGCGAGATTGTGTTTGTGGGCGATAAAATCGAAACTGATATAGCCGGCTCAATAGGATGCGGGATGCTTCCCGTACTCAAGAAAGCTCATACAAATGAGGGCAAGAAGATTCCGGAAAACGCTAAGGTAATAAATTCACTTGATGAGCTGCCCGGATTGATTTCCGCCGAATGCTGA